Proteins encoded by one window of Thermobaculum terrenum ATCC BAA-798:
- a CDS encoding helix-turn-helix domain-containing protein, translated as MAQHHEDYGREYESPSLSKAINDIMRTRGMTATQVAANMKSGRNRATLYRILSGATQDPKISTFIDICQALEVSPIEVLQLAGMADHKPRDTDLLDIRMRQIFRRIQNLPYNLRKLAVSQIGALTDAIYDHLQRQENKGS; from the coding sequence ATGGCTCAGCATCATGAAGATTATGGTAGAGAATACGAAAGCCCTTCTCTTAGCAAAGCTATAAACGACATCATGAGAACTCGTGGAATGACGGCTACCCAGGTAGCCGCGAACATGAAATCCGGGCGCAATAGGGCTACTCTTTATAGGATACTAAGCGGCGCAACTCAGGATCCTAAGATTAGTACTTTTATCGATATATGCCAAGCTCTAGAGGTTAGCCCTATAGAGGTGCTGCAGCTGGCTGGTATGGCTGATCATAAGCCTAGAGACACTGATCTTTTAGATATAAGAATGCGCCAAATATTTAGACGTATACAAAACCTACCGTATAATCTTAGGAAACTGGCGGTATCTCAAATTGGTGCGCTAACAGATGCGATCTACGATCATTTGCAGCGGCAGGAGAATAAAGGTAGTTGA
- a CDS encoding PQQ-like beta-propeller repeat protein, with the protein MQQLLKQHEVRLIFPSLNIKITMLSLIIMPSLLACSISTTSDYLSYNPTPVPTLPIPQIDDLQITPTAVATPYPTPSPTRQPISTDIPRQTNKYVPPVQQATDIGLGNVFTQRFGRYIQPGGDVPSTISWNFRLQDRVLPQVTFQDGVLIAATYNGRVYGIDANSGMELWTTNIGASILVPPETSDGIVFLVTTQGLYALDHFDGRVLWQKAISVSDVNDAVAYNQRAYVILHRNVLCFDLTSGELLWKKQFQSDISGAPVMSRDNYLVMPLGNGLIMLDSKGKQIWKTQRVRPLPNATIVMGNKEVFVPADGNYITSVSLNNGKIGQQRHSELTPRDLMLYRSSLLAITVGNGETHILRYDLGSNGLQRDLKLRGIDYVSASLAGDRLYLVGKNDLYSINLPDLSVVWKYNLKGQVIGIPIVVRNSLYMMVDDKIVAFNKREISNNLPEISPYYMRADDIGDVRERRLSFADIETAGAQFIDKFGHKGILFEMKTPDASGKSSSLSSVFAFDYTDDGQIDVYVFVSRKEAIMEMKMYGEKGDQFKVVNDALPFESAHGDVKVFVPLQPFLSPQDLEIPINWYAYTYVGGLPAQDFINNNGELFRLIPKGN; encoded by the coding sequence ATGCAACAACTGCTGAAGCAGCATGAGGTGAGGCTTATTTTCCCGTCTTTGAATATAAAGATCACAATGCTTTCTCTGATTATTATGCCTTCCCTGTTGGCTTGCTCGATAAGCACGACTAGTGATTATTTGTCTTATAATCCTACCCCTGTCCCAACTTTGCCTATTCCCCAGATAGATGACCTGCAGATAACTCCTACTGCTGTAGCTACTCCATATCCTACTCCGTCACCCACCAGACAACCTATATCAACCGATATTCCACGCCAAACAAATAAATATGTTCCTCCTGTTCAGCAGGCAACCGATATAGGACTGGGGAATGTCTTTACTCAGAGGTTTGGCAGGTATATCCAGCCTGGTGGGGATGTTCCAAGCACTATTTCGTGGAATTTCCGATTGCAGGATAGAGTATTGCCCCAAGTTACTTTCCAGGATGGTGTCCTCATTGCAGCTACCTACAATGGTAGAGTCTATGGAATCGATGCGAATTCTGGTATGGAGCTTTGGACTACAAATATTGGTGCTAGCATACTCGTACCTCCTGAGACCAGTGATGGAATAGTCTTCCTTGTTACTACACAGGGGCTTTATGCCCTTGATCACTTTGATGGCCGTGTCCTTTGGCAAAAGGCGATATCCGTAAGCGATGTAAATGATGCTGTTGCCTATAACCAGAGAGCTTATGTGATACTCCACAGAAATGTGCTCTGCTTTGATCTTACTAGTGGTGAGCTTCTGTGGAAAAAGCAGTTTCAGAGCGATATATCTGGGGCTCCCGTAATGAGTAGAGATAACTACCTGGTTATGCCGTTAGGTAACGGCTTAATAATGCTCGACTCAAAGGGTAAACAGATTTGGAAGACTCAGAGGGTGAGACCACTGCCTAATGCAACGATAGTAATGGGAAATAAAGAGGTCTTCGTTCCCGCTGACGGCAACTACATAACTTCGGTTTCTCTGAATAACGGGAAAATCGGCCAACAGAGGCATTCTGAGCTTACCCCAAGGGATTTGATGCTTTATAGGTCATCTTTGTTGGCAATTACTGTTGGGAACGGAGAAACACATATACTTAGGTACGATTTAGGAAGCAACGGGCTTCAAAGGGACCTAAAACTAAGAGGGATAGACTATGTTTCTGCTTCTCTGGCGGGTGACAGGCTTTATTTGGTTGGGAAGAATGATTTGTACTCTATTAATCTTCCGGACTTGTCTGTAGTCTGGAAGTATAACCTCAAAGGGCAAGTTATAGGTATCCCTATAGTTGTACGGAACTCACTCTACATGATGGTTGACGATAAGATAGTCGCTTTCAATAAGCGCGAGATCAGTAATAACTTACCCGAGATTTCTCCTTACTACATGAGGGCTGACGACATTGGAGATGTGCGAGAGCGTAGATTGAGTTTTGCGGACATTGAAACCGCGGGGGCACAATTTATTGATAAGTTCGGTCACAAAGGGATTCTCTTTGAAATGAAGACTCCTGATGCCTCGGGTAAATCTTCATCCTTAAGCTCGGTCTTTGCCTTCGATTACACGGATGACGGCCAGATAGATGTCTACGTTTTTGTCAGCCGTAAAGAGGCAATTATGGAGATGAAGATGTATGGAGAAAAAGGCGATCAGTTTAAGGTAGTCAATGATGCACTACCTTTTGAAAGTGCTCACGGAGATGTGAAGGTATTTGTCCCCCTGCAACCTTTCCTGTCTCCTCAGGACTTAGAGATCCCCATAAACTGGTATGCCTACACATATGTAGGTGGCTTACCTGCTCAGGATTTTATAAACAACAATGGAGAATTGTTCCGATTGATACCAAAAGGTAACTAG